DNA from Sulfodiicoccus acidiphilus:
TCGGATGGTTCCCCACTAACATCGCGGACGCGATAACTAGGAACGGCGTAGCCTTAAGCGGAGCCGCCTACTGGCTCAACTTAATGAAATTCCTAACTCTTCCTATCCTCTTAATTACAGTCCTCTCTTACGGAGTACGAATGATCTTACTTAGAAACCAGAGTGTGGATCTGAACAACAGCAACTTCATCGTTAACTTGAAGGCTCGAGGAATAAATGAGAAGAAGATATTGTACAAACATATTGTCAGGAACGCTGTCCTCCCAGTTTTCACGAGAGTCGGAATAGATCTTGCCTTTCTCTTTGCGGGAGTAGTGTTCGTAGAGGACATATTTAACATCCCAGGTCTCGGGAGGCTCCTGGTCACAGCAGCGGAAACCCTCGACATACCGTTGTTGAGCGCTGACTTCTACATTATCTCCCTCTTCGCGATAGTCGTCCTCCTAATAATGGATCTGCTGTATCCGTTAATAGATCCCCGGGTGAGGTACGAATGAACAAGACCCTCAGCGACCTATTACACAGGAAGTCCTTCTTGGCCTCCATAGTGATCCTTGGGTTATTTGCTGTCTTGGCGGCGGCGGCACCGGTCATAACCCCTTACAGTAATCCCTACTTACCGTCTCAGGCCAGGGTGGCGGCACCTTACGCCGTGCCCGCTTGGGCCACAGTTTTTCCTCAGTATAGGAACCTCCCCCCTAACCAGAATTTGATTCTCTCAACCTTCCGATCTGAGGGGGGAAAAGTTACCGAGTTCAATTCAACTTTCCTAGAGGTGACAGTGCCTCCTTCTGGTGTAGTCAATGTTACATTCCCGGTAAATTGGAATTACAAACCTCCTTATTCCTTCGCGGTATCTTTTCAACTGGTTCCTCCAAAAGGATACTACATACTTAATGTCTTGATAGGCCAGGGTAACAGGACGTTTTGGTTATATAGTGTCGTCCCGAAGGACTACGCGATCCCGCCCCAAGTTGGCGTACCAAGTACTCCAAGCACGATCTTCCTAAGTTCTGCCCTCCTGAGCGCTTCCAATTCACCTTACGTTTCAACGCTCTCTCCCACACAACAGGCCCTCAGTGGAATATACCTTCCAATTTACGTATTCCGTTCGCCTGGAACTTACAATCTCACCCTATCGTTGAACAACGAGGGTTCCACACCACAAGTTTTCGTCTTCAGTAAACCAACGTTCAGCGACAAGGGATATGCCTACGGTAGGTTGGGAACCGACGACAATGGTGCTAGCGTCTTCGCCGAGTTCGTGCTGGGAGCCAGATTCGACCTGTTCATAGGGTTAGTGGCCTCTGCCATGATTCTTGCGATTGGGCTAGTACTGGGGATGCTAGCTGGGTACGTGGGAGGAAAGGTGGACTTGTCCCTGAATGCCTTCACCGACTTCTTCCTGTTGCTACCAGGACTTCCTCTCTTGATCACGGTGGAGACCATACTGGTAGTCTCAGGGGCCATCGTGAGAGTCAGCTTAGCCACAGTGATCGTCCTATTGATCGCACTACTCTCTTGGCCGGGCACGATGAAGATAATCAGGTCCCAGACCCTCTCGCTCAGGAGTAGGACGTTCGTGGAGTCTTCCAAGGCCTTGGGGGCTGGTAACTTTCGAATAATGATGAGGCACATCCTTCCGAACTTAGCGGGGATCCTTTTCGCTCAGCTGGCCTACGACGTCCCAGGAGTGATATTAGCGGAATCCGGACTCGATTTCCTTGGGCTGGGCATAAGGAGCTTCCCCACGTGGGGGAACATGCTGGGATACGCCACAACTGCAGCGTCAACTGCGAACAGCTTCGCCTGGTGGTGGGTTCTCCCACCGGGGATTGGAATAGTAGTGCTAAGCCTCGGCTTCTTCTACTTCGGGAGCGCACTTCTAGACGTGTTGAGCCCATACAGGTTGAGAGGTGAGTGAGACGTTCGAAGAAGATGCAATAAATCCAGTGCTTCTCATAGACTCGCTGAAGGTGTACTTCAGAACTAAAGGGGGGTACGTGAAGGCAGCAGACGAAGTCTCCACCTTCGTCAACGAGGGAGGAGTGACGGGGCTCGCCGGAGAGTCGGGTTCAGGGAAGTCCACAGTGGTGAGTCAGGTTTTTAGAATACTTCCTAAGAACGGCGAGTACCTAGGAGGTAAGGTCCTCTTCAAGAACAAGGACTTAATGAAAATGAACCTCAAGGAGTTCAGCAAGGAGGTGAGGTGGAAGAGGATGTCATTGATACCTCAGGCCTCCATGGATGCACTGGATCCTGTTTACAGAATAAAGGATCAGATGCTGGAGACGATCCTGGAGCACGAGGACGTAAGTAAGGCAGAGGCGATGGAGAGAATATACAAGTCCCTGGAATCGGTTGGTGTGCCTCAAGAGAAGGCCGAAATGTTCCCCCACGAGCTCTCCGGAGGTCAGAGACAGAGGGTCATCATCGCCATGGCCCTGCTGCTCAATCCAGACTTAGTGATAGCCGACGAACCGACCACCGCTTTGGACGTCATAACACAAGCACAAATAGTGTCGTTGTTGAAGGGACTCCAACAGTCCAGGGGATTCAGCATGATGATGGTTACCCACGATCTCTCCCTACTTGCCGGAGTTAGCGACATGGTGACCATAATGTACGCTGGAAAGGTGGTGGAATTAGGAGGAGTGGACAAGATATACTCATCCCCCCTCCACCCCTACACCCAACTCCTCATAAAGTCCATACCCGACGTGCGAAAGTGGAGGGAGAGGAAGTTAGTGTCTATTCCAGGTTACCCGCCTGACCTGATAGATCCACCTAGGGGTTGCAGGTTCCACCCACGATGTCCCCTCGCTATGCCGATCTGTAAAGAGAAGGAACCCGAGCTCCTGAGAGTCGAACCTAGACACTACGTGGCCTGTCACGTGACGGGGGTGAGGAGATGATAGAGAGCAAAGGACTCAGGGTTTACTTCAAGTCGAGGAGTAAGATTGTCAAGGCTGTCGACGGTGTTAACATCGCTGTGGGTCAGAAGGAGATCGTTGGGTTAATAGGGGAGTCTGGGAGCGGAAAGACGACGGTGGGGAGGACTATACTGGCCCTCCAGAGGCCAGTGGAAGGTGAAGTGATCTGGAACGGAAAGAACGTCTTTGACCTCAGGGGGGATGAGCTCAAGGAGTTCAGGAGAAGGAATCAAATTATCTATCAGATACCCTACGAGGCGGTGGACATAAGGTACAAGGTATATGACGTGGTGGCCGAGGGGATAAGGATACACAGACTAGCGAGCACTAAAGACGAAGAGAGAGAAATGGTGTTGAAGGTTCTCGAGAACATGGGATTGACTCCGCCAGAGGAGTACGCCGTAGCTCTACCTCTTCAGCTCTCTGGTGGGCAGTTACAGAGGGTCGCAATAGCCCGTGCCCTGGTTTTAAACCCCGAAATGATAGTAGCAGATGAACCTGTCTCCATGCTCGACATGTCCATAAGGGCTGGAGTGCTCAACATATTCACTGAACTCAGAGAGAAGGGAACTGGGGTGCTCATGATAACTCACGACATATCCACCGTCGCATACGTGGCCGACAGGGTTTACGTCATGTACCTAGGGAAGGTAGTCGAACAGGGACCTGTGGAGAGGATAGTTGAGAACCCGCTGCACCCATACACTCAGGCACTCATCGCGGCCGTCCCCAAGCCAGATCCCTCTAGTAAGGTAGAGGTAAGGTTAAAGGGCGAGATCACACAGGTCCAGAAGGGCTGTCCCCTACATCCTAGATGTCCCTTCGCATTCAATGCGTGCCGAGAGAACGAGCCGCAGCTCAAGGAGGTGGAGCCAGATCACTACGTCTCCTGTTTCCTACACTGACCGAGAGAGGATGGACTCTTGGAGCCCAGGTAAGGCTTTCTCCTTTTTCGTGGTAATCACATCGGCTTTGATAGCTGCGTTCCTCTCCCCGGCGTTATTTCTCCTCACCTTAGTACCACTAATGCTACTTTTCTCGAGCTTTAGAGAATGGAACCTTCTGCGCCACTGGGGAGAGATAAAGAAGAGGGGAGAATTCTTCACAGACGCCAAGTTCAGGAAGGAGAGAAGAAATGCCGAAATCGGAATGGCTATATTAGTCACCACAGTGGTCTTTCCAGCAGTACTCACATTCCTTCCGGCGCCCCAATGGCTTTCTGCGACCCTTGGAGTCGTGATGGCGTGGCCGGCCTCTAACCTTCTAATACTAGCTATCTCCAGGGCATCGTCAGGAGGAAAACCTCTCTACAAGGTATATGTCTTGAACCTCATAGGGGGAGAAATGCTGGTGAGGAGGTACGGGTACACTCTGGGAGACCCGAAGGAACATGAATTAGAGGCCAGGTGATGTAGGCGTGAACCTGAGGCTGTTGAGCGAGAGAGTAATAA
Protein-coding regions in this window:
- a CDS encoding ABC transporter ATP-binding protein, whose protein sequence is MSETFEEDAINPVLLIDSLKVYFRTKGGYVKAADEVSTFVNEGGVTGLAGESGSGKSTVVSQVFRILPKNGEYLGGKVLFKNKDLMKMNLKEFSKEVRWKRMSLIPQASMDALDPVYRIKDQMLETILEHEDVSKAEAMERIYKSLESVGVPQEKAEMFPHELSGGQRQRVIIAMALLLNPDLVIADEPTTALDVITQAQIVSLLKGLQQSRGFSMMMVTHDLSLLAGVSDMVTIMYAGKVVELGGVDKIYSSPLHPYTQLLIKSIPDVRKWRERKLVSIPGYPPDLIDPPRGCRFHPRCPLAMPICKEKEPELLRVEPRHYVACHVTGVRR
- a CDS encoding ABC transporter ATP-binding protein, giving the protein MIESKGLRVYFKSRSKIVKAVDGVNIAVGQKEIVGLIGESGSGKTTVGRTILALQRPVEGEVIWNGKNVFDLRGDELKEFRRRNQIIYQIPYEAVDIRYKVYDVVAEGIRIHRLASTKDEEREMVLKVLENMGLTPPEEYAVALPLQLSGGQLQRVAIARALVLNPEMIVADEPVSMLDMSIRAGVLNIFTELREKGTGVLMITHDISTVAYVADRVYVMYLGKVVEQGPVERIVENPLHPYTQALIAAVPKPDPSSKVEVRLKGEITQVQKGCPLHPRCPFAFNACRENEPQLKEVEPDHYVSCFLH
- a CDS encoding ABC transporter permease, with product MNKTLSDLLHRKSFLASIVILGLFAVLAAAAPVITPYSNPYLPSQARVAAPYAVPAWATVFPQYRNLPPNQNLILSTFRSEGGKVTEFNSTFLEVTVPPSGVVNVTFPVNWNYKPPYSFAVSFQLVPPKGYYILNVLIGQGNRTFWLYSVVPKDYAIPPQVGVPSTPSTIFLSSALLSASNSPYVSTLSPTQQALSGIYLPIYVFRSPGTYNLTLSLNNEGSTPQVFVFSKPTFSDKGYAYGRLGTDDNGASVFAEFVLGARFDLFIGLVASAMILAIGLVLGMLAGYVGGKVDLSLNAFTDFFLLLPGLPLLITVETILVVSGAIVRVSLATVIVLLIALLSWPGTMKIIRSQTLSLRSRTFVESSKALGAGNFRIMMRHILPNLAGILFAQLAYDVPGVILAESGLDFLGLGIRSFPTWGNMLGYATTAASTANSFAWWWVLPPGIGIVVLSLGFFYFGSALLDVLSPYRLRGE
- a CDS encoding ABC transporter permease; translated protein: MNYLVKRIVERVVLLFAIINFNFFLFQVLPAIYNINPAQLYVPPTYRGLPRSVLVQGLDARFGLNQPLDVRYVKYIIALLTFHFGVSFHYQSPVFDLIAQRFPVTALLVVPSLILSTLLAIGLGIYSAARNGKLGDSVNSFFAILTYFIPAFWLGAIVVYYFGFQLGWFPTNIADAITRNGVALSGAAYWLNLMKFLTLPILLITVLSYGVRMILLRNQSVDLNNSNFIVNLKARGINEKKILYKHIVRNAVLPVFTRVGIDLAFLFAGVVFVEDIFNIPGLGRLLVTAAETLDIPLLSADFYIISLFAIVVLLIMDLLYPLIDPRVRYE